The genomic DNA TTGTTTAGATGCTGTAGAGTATTTATGACTTCCGTCGGGTTGGGTTTCTTTCCGTCAAAGACGATTCTACAACGTTCCTTCCAGATCTCCCAGCAAGCATTTGCCATCTTCACTACCCAGTCCTTATCTAGTTTTACCATATCATTGGTGAACCAGCTTCTTATCCATTGAGCTACATCTTGGTTTGCATCTGTCATACTTCTTCTTGTACCTGGAATTGAAGTCCAGATAGCCTGAGCAAAGGCACAATCCCAAACAATATGTTTAGTCGTTTTAATACTTTGTTGACACATGCCACAGACTTCCCCACTGTAATGCATAACTCTCCCCATGCGTTCACTGGAAGGAATTATATCTTGAGCACATTTCCATAAAAAAGTCTTGATTCTAGGTAAAGTGTTTAGCTTCCATAGTTGTTTCCAAAAGATTGCCATGCCAGCATCAAAAGTTGCAGCTGCGTTACTTTTTATCTCCATCAGTTTCCTATAAGCAGACTTCACTGTGAACTTCCCATTGCAAGTAAGTGTCCAGATAAGGGTGTGATGAGGAATTTTCATCCTCATGATTTTGAGTATAACTGCAGGTGAGAAAAGCTGCTGTAGAACATTGATTTTCCAGGTATTTGTATCCTTATCAATAAGGTCACTGATAGTACTGTAGGAAACTGCCAATTCAAAATCTGCAATTGTTATAGGCGGCTCTTGTTCACCTGTTATCCAATTATCTTTCCACGTTAAAATCTTTTTCCCATCTCCAAGTAACCAGAAGCTATATTTTTGCACAAATGTTGTTTCTCCATGAATGCTTTGCCATGCCCAAGTGGTGTTCTTTTTCTTTGTGGAATGTAGAACTGAAGTATCCGGAAAGTTCTTCTCCTTTAAAGCTCTTGCACAAAGTCGATGAGAGCTGTGACATAGACTCCATACAGATTTTGCTAACAGAGCTTTATTGAAGCATTCTAGATCGCGAAATCCCAAACCACCATTTTCTTTGTAGGTATTTACTCTTTCCCATGAAATAAAATAAACACCTTTCTTCTCTTGGTTTTTCCACCAAAACCTTCTCTGTACATCATCCATCTCCTTAATCGTCTTCTttgggattttgaaaattcccaTTTGGTGTGATGACATAATATTAAGAACATGCTTTACCATCACAGATCTGCCTGATTGTGTTAAAAACTTACCATTCCATCTTAGCAGTCTTGTCTTCATTCCTTCCACCAATAAGGAAAAagatgttgttcttcttctattgagaaataatgggattcccaaatatttttcttcaagtgACATATTTTTCATCTTTAATCTTCGAAGTAGTATTCTGCGGTGCCTTGAGTGTAGATGTTTTGAGAAGAATATCGCAgatttttgaaaattaatttgttgTCCCGAGGCCAACCCAAAGTTCTTGATGAGTTGTAACCGATTATCAGCATTTTGGAGATCTGCCTTCACAAATAGTAGGAAATCATCTGCAAAGAGTAAGTGTGACATTGGAGGTGCATTCTTTGCAATCTTGATGACCTGTATTTTCTTTTCATCTTCGGCTTTGGCGAGTGGCCTTGTAAATAGTTCCATGGTAAGAAGAAACATGTAAGGTGACAATGGGTCACCTTTCCTTATCCCACGACTAGGTTTGAAAGACTTACAAGGTGATCCATTGAGCAGTATCTGTATCTCTGTTGTGCTGACGCATTCCTGTATCAGATTATAAAAGTGGTCTGCAAAACCAAAACTCTCCATAATTCTTCGTAAGAAAGACCATTCTACACGATCGAACGCCTTGGACATGTAAAGTTTTAGAGCCATGaaaccttcttcgtcttcttccttttCATGCAATGAATCAGCTCGTGCGTAAGAGTAATGTTATCACCAATTTGTCTCCCAGGTACATAAGCTGCCTACATTGGTGAGATCAACTTATCCATCAAAGGTTTCAATCTCAACGCTATTATTTTGGTAATGATCTTATATGTTGTGTTACATAATGCTATTGGCCTATAGTCTCCTGGTGATTGAGGCAGCTGCACTTTTGGTATCAAGCATAGATTAGTTATGTTCATTTTCCGGAGCATCCTTCCACTTGCAAAGAAGCTTTCAATCATCTGAACTACATCGTCCTTCGTTGTGCTCCATTGTGATTGAAAAAATCCTGGTGGGAAGTCGTCATGTCCAGGTGCTTTCCAAGGCTGTATGCTTTTTAGGGCTGCATAGATTTTCTCTTCTTGTGGCATACTTGTGAGTACATCATTCTCTGCTTCAGTGATGCATTTTGGAAGAAGGTTGAAAAGTTCTTCATTGTTCTCAGGATTGGTTGTGCTCATAATATTGGTGAAGTGTGATGTGAGAAGTTATTCTAGATTATCCATGCCTGAGCACcaactgccatttggtttaagtAACGACTCAATACGATTCCTCAATTTCCTCCTGTTTGTTTGCTGATGGAAGTATTTGGTGTTCTGGTCAATCTCATGAAACATAAGATCTCTTGACTGCTGCCTATAAAACTCCTCTTCTCTTGCATACCATTCATTAATGTCATTTTCTACTTTTCTAATTTGAGAAGTAGTGTCTGCACTTGTTGGTAACTGCTTCAAAGAGGTTAGTTCATCTTGTAGGCGTTTAACAATATCATGTATATTACCAAAATGTTCTTTGTTCCATTTAGACAAGTCTCTCCTAGTTGTGTTTAATTCTTTATCCAATCTGAAAGCAGCTGATCTTATAACATATTGGACCAAGAAACATTAATTTGGTCCTTATAAGATGCATCTCTCAGCCAGTACTCAAAGAACTTCCAGTTTCTACTCTTAACTGTCTCATTGGGATATAGGTCTAGGAAGATAGGGCTATGGTCTGAACCTAAAATTGGTAAGTGTTTTAGGACAATATTAGGAAAGGTTACTAACCATTACGGGTTTATTATGGCTCTGTCTAACCTAGACTTGATTCTACCAGTACCATTTTTTCCACTAGTCCAAGTGTATGGACTACCATGAAACCCTAGATCACATAAACCAGTGTCATGAATCATCTGTACTATATGaggattttttgaagaagagCCAGTACTATTAGCTCTCTCATCAGGGTGCATGGTTATGTTCAAATCACCAACGAGAATCCAAGGGGCATCAAATTGTAAGTTTCACATATAGTTTTAATGAACTCCCAttgagttttcttttcttgtGGATATGGAGAACCATATACACAAGataggtgatgagtgctaaaaagtgcatatttctatatatttttcttggcatttaactcatcttttgtgcattaattctacattttatcccatattctgtattttcattgttttcaggaataaatatttttcttaattaattttgcatttttaggtactaaataaagcctggttatctcacggagcgaaaagagcaaaggaacggcaaagactctcgctaggaggaagcgaagaatgatgtttgcaagagccggatcaacgagaagtgggcttgaagaggaagaattattattaaagaagatatgggcttggcatacccaaggcccaaaacccttacccaaatccatttccattatccatacccatttccatgagagccgtcagattggatccatcttgtcatccaacggttgcctcatcattgtgcatcaaactccgaagcccccgctttacatcgcaacgcccatctccatcttgggtcgtccgttttgctacatccctgcatccaacggtcgctcctgatttaagatttttcgtggtggttgtagtaataaaggttcaaactctcggacttgtgaaggtaatggatttttagatttaaaaatatatatacaaatattgacaaattggtagagatttactgggactaaagattcggccatttttcatttcaagtggttcagaatttaattctaagcgattatagttcaaaacaaaacaaatattaactctagtttattgccaagatagattttataaaatattacttgtatttcttaagcatggcatatcaaaaatccctaggactaagcatactccatcaaatgaaatcacaagtaattaatttaaaatcttatttcaattaaaattggtgcaaaaagtaaataaagaattaatttaaattaccacatggatgaaacacggcctcctccgtcgtcccagtgttgggttttagctcatcatagtaaaaatgctctcaaaatatttcattgatgctcaaaagtgttttacaatgaagagaaatacaagaaattgatgaaaaacagaactctgcgacccacagaaggcgtccagaatcaacgacagagctgagttgctgttgtcgttgaagaactacgacccacagaggacagtcgatgttgctgttgataaacgactgctgctgcgagtccgttcttcgtgttcttcaggcgtgttaatggcagcagcagcagcagcaggtaacttctctgcaactcctcctacgcctctctgctcgcctccaaacctccccaaactctcgacagcctctctgtagcacattaggaacatatttatacgtaattgaaccattgaatctcctccattaatccaaaaaatcttcccattac from Papaver somniferum cultivar HN1 unplaced genomic scaffold, ASM357369v1 unplaced-scaffold_24, whole genome shotgun sequence includes the following:
- the LOC113340950 gene encoding uncharacterized protein LOC113340950 — encoded protein: MHPDERANSTGSSSKNPHIVQMIHDTGLCDLGFHGSPYTWTSGKNGTGRIKSRSAAFRLDKELNTTRRDLSKWNKEHFGNIHDIVKRLQDELTSLKQLPTSADTTSQIRKVENDINEWYAREEEFYRQQSRDLMFHEIDQNTKYFHQQTNRRKLRNRIESLLKPNGSWCSGMDNLE